The DNA region CCTACTTGCTTACCTACTACTTCTCCGTTATGAAAAACCAATACTGTTGGGATGTTTCTCACTCCGTATTTTGCAGCAAATTCTTGGTTTGCATCTACATCAACTTTACCTACAACAACTTTCCCTTCGTATTCATTGCTTAATTCGTCGATGATTGGTCCAACCATTCTACATGGTCCACACCAAGCTGCCCAAAAATCTACCATTACAGGTTTATCTGATTTCAAAACTACTTCTTCAAAAGTAGCGTCTGTGATTGCTAATGCCATATTTCTTTATTTAAAATTTATAAATCAAAAGTCTTTAATTCCTTAAACACATTGCAAATTTAGAAATTAAATATTAAGTAAACATCATTCCTAAATTGGTTTTGGCTATTAATATATTGTTAATTATTATCAGAAAACTCCACTTTCAGTATAAATACGGAGAAAAAAGGAGGAATCTAAAAACCCATTTTCATTTAGTTTAGTTTGAAATTTACTTGCATTTTCTCCAATTCTTGTAATAATTCAGTAGAAATTTTCACCTTCAATCTTCTACTTACCATACTTAATTTGGTCACCACCTTTACTTCTTCCACTTCGGTTACTTGAACTGCTTTAGTCTGAGTTATATCTGCTGCTTCGGCATCATCGATATCATCATCAAAAACCACTTCTTCATTTTCGTCAACAACAGGAGCTACTTCAATTAATTTTTTAATTTTCTCCAACTCCATTATTTCAAAAGTCACCTGATTATCCCCTTTATTCACGTTAAACAAATTACTCAATTTATGAATAAAATCAGGATGTAAATCTTTAATATTCAATAGCACAATTAATTTTTTAGCAAATGACTCTAAAACATCTTGTAACTGTTTCATCTCTACAAATTGCAATCTTGGCTCTCCTTTTTTGCCCGTTTCCTGATTCATCCATCCCTCTTTGATAGTGAGCTTTATAAACATAAAATTGTTTTGAATGAAGAAATGACGGAATTTTAAATATTCTTCTCCAAAAATTCGAAACTCATAACTTTCATCATAACCTTCTAAAGCAAATGTAGCCCAGCCTTTACCATTCTTTGCCACACGATGTTGAACATTATTAATAATTCCACCAAGAGTCAAAGTTTTACCCACATAAGCTTCCATATTTTTTAGAGCATCTAACTTGGCATTACAGAAATATTTCATTTCAAATCGAAAATCATCCAATGGATGTCCGGAAATATAAATCCCTACAACTTCTTTTTCCTTGGCTAATTTTTCCATAGTACTCCAATCTTCACAAGGAGGAACTACAGGTTCGGCAATTTGAACTTCAGAAGTTTCGCCAAACAAACTTACTTGCGAAGAGTTTTCATTTTCCTGAAATTTAGAACCATAACGCATGGCTTTTTCATAAAAAGTAATCCCATCACCATCATCATGGAAATATTGTGCTCTGTGCGTATCCGCAAAACAATCAAACCCTCCTGCCAAGGCTAAATTTTCAAAAGCCTTTTTATTAGCGGCACGCAAATCAATTCGTTTCGCCAAATCAAAAATGGATTTATACAATCCGTTTTTTCTGTTTTCAACAATAGTTTCTACGGCTCCAGCACCAACTCCTTTGATTGCTCCCATCCCGAAACGAACGGCATAATTATCGTTTACGGTAAATTTATAATACGATTCGTTCACAGAAGGTCCTAAAACTTGCAAGCCCATTCGCTTACATTCTTCCATAAAAAAGGACACCTGCTTAATATCATTCATATTATTCGAAAGTACCGCCGCCATATATTCGGCAGGATAATGCGCTTTCAAATAAGCCGTTTGATAAGCCACCCAAGCATAACAGGTAGAGTGTGATTTATTGAAGGCATAACTCGCAAAGGCCTCCCAGTCCGTCCAGATTTTATCCAGTTTCTTTTCATCATGGCCTTTAGCCACCGCCTGATCAATGAATTTCCCTTTCATCTTATCCAGAACGTCTTTTTGCTTCTTACCCATCGCCTTACGAAGTACGTCGGCATCCCCCTTAGAGAATCCGGCTAACTTTTGGGACAAAAGCATTACCTGCTCCTGATATACCGTAATTCCATAGGTTTCAGACAGGTATTCTTCACAAGCATCTAAGTCATAGGTAATTTCTTCCTCGCCATTTTTTCTTCGAACGAAAGAAGGAATATACTCTAAAGGTCCCGGACGATACAAGGCATTCATCGCAATCAAATCGGCAAATACGGTAGGCTTTAAGTCCTTCATGTATTTCTGCATTCCTGGCGACTCGTATTGAAACACCCCTACTGTTTCACCACGCTGGAATAACTCATAGGTTTTCGCATCATCAATTGGAAAATTATCCGGATTGAGTTCTATTCCCGTGCGATACTTGACCAATTTTACGGTTTCTTTAATCAAAGTCAGGGTCTTCAGACCCAAGAAGTCCATCTTCAATAATCCAGCACTCTCAGCAACCGAGTTATCAAACTGAGTAACATATAAATCTGAATCCTTTGCTGTTATAACTGGTACGAAATTCGTAATATCATCTGGAGTAATAATTACCCCGCAGGCATGAATACCCGTATTACGCATCGAACCTTCCAGAATTTTGGCCTGCTGAATCGTTTCACCTGCCAAGTCTCCTTCATTGGCAATTGCGATTAATTCTTTAACGCGATCAAATTCTTCAGAAGATTTTAAAGCTTTTTTGACATCATCCTCACTTTCAGAAATAAATCGGGCCAAATTCCATTTTCCTGGCATCATTGCCGGAATCAATTTCGCAATTCTATCTGCTTCAAAAAGTGGCAAATCCAGTACACGTGCGGTATCACGAATCGCCGATTTAGTCGCCATTTTACCATAGGTAATAATCTGCGCCACCTGATTGGCTCCATATTTATTGATTACATAATCCATTACACGACCACGACCCTCATCATCAAAGTCGATATCAATATCGGGCATGGATACACGGTCGGGATTCAGGAAACGCTCAAAAAGCAAATCGTACTTAATAGGGTCAATATTGGTAATCCCTAAACAGTAAGCCACTGCCGAACCAGCTGCCGATCCACGACCTGGACCTACCGAAACTCCCATTTTACGTGCTTCGGCTATGAAATCCTGTACAATCAAAAAGTAACCCGGATAACCCGAATTGGAAATAGTCATTAACTCAAAATCCAAACGTTCTCGTACTTCATCGGTAATTTCTTCGTAGCGACGTTCCGCACCTGTATAGGTTAAATGTCGCAGATAAGCATTTTCACCGCGAACCCCTCCATCTACTAAATCTTCGGGAACTTTAAATTCGTCAGGAATCTCAAATTTAGGAAGTAATACATCACGATATAAAGAGTAAATTTCGACCTTATCTATGATTTCCTGTATGTTGATAATCGCTTCAGGCAAATCAGCAAAGAGTTTTTTCATCTCTTCATCCGATTTGTAATAATACTCCTGATTAGGCAAACCGTAACGGTAACCGCGACCTCTTCCTATAGGAGTAGCTTGTTTTTCTCCATCTTTGACACACAATAAAATATCGTGCGCATTAGCATCTTCTTTATTTAAATAATAGGTATTATTAGTAGCAATTAACTTCACATTATGCTTCTTAGAAAACTCAATTAAGGTCTTATTTACCCTATTTTCATCTTCCTGATTGTGGCGCATGATTTCTAGATAAAAATCATCTCCAAATTGTGCTTTCCACCACAACAAAGCTTCTTCGGCTTGGTTTTCACCAATATTCAGGATTTTACTCGGAATCTCTCCGTATAAATTCCCCGACAAAACCATGATGTCTTCTTTATACTTTTCTACAACTGTTTTATCAATTCGGGGTACGTAATAAAAACCATCAACATAAGCAATGGACGCCATTTTGGCCAGATTATGATAACCCCTTTTATTTTTAGCCATCAAAACAACTTGGTATCCGTTGTCTTTCTTGGATTTATCCTTATGATTTTCGCAAATATTAAACTCACAACCAACAATTGGTTTGATTTCAGTCTCTGTAGGTTCTTCACCACTTTCGATTAAAGCTTTATTCTTTGCCGAAGCCCCTTTGTTGTGATTCATAACGGCACTTACAAAATGAAAAGCCCCCATCATATTTCCAGTGTCGGTCATGGCTACCGCCGGAAATTTATTCTTCGCCGTAGCAGCAACTAAAGGTCCAATCCCGATAGTAGACTGTAAAACCGAAAACTGCGTATGATTATGTAAGTGGGCATATTTTGCCTCCGAAAAATCTTTTCTGTCTTCCTCAGAAATTGTAGTTTGAGGTGCAGCTCCTTCCGACTTTTGAAGTTGCTGACGAATTTTATCTGAAGCTGCCTTAAGATTGATATGCTTTAATCCGATAAGTTGAATTTCCTGCGGATTTTTGGCCTGAAAATCCTTAAAGTAGGAAGCCGGTACGTCCAACTCTTCTTTAGTAAAAACTTCTCTTTTGATTAATTCTAAGAAACAACGCGTAGTTGCCTCAACATCGGCAGTTGCATTGTGCGCTTCCGCAAAAGGAACGTTGAATAAATACTCGTGTAACTCGGTCAATGTTGGCAATTTGAATCTACCTCCACGACCTCCAGGTAATTTTAACAAATTAGCCGTAACCTCGGTACAAGTATCTAAAACAGGCATCGAAGCCATTGGTGAATCCACTCCCATACGATGAAACTCACAGCCCATGATATTGACATCAAAACCCAGATTTTGCCCGACAATAAATTTGGCTTTACTTAAAGCGATATTAAATTTTTCTAAAACCTCAGCCAAAGTGATTCCTTCCGCTTCTGCTAACTCTGTTGAAATACCATGAATACGCTCTGCGTCATAAGGAATATTAAAGCCTTCTGGTTTTACCAAATAATCCTGATGCTCTACTAACTGCCCCATATCATCATGGAGTTGCCATGCAATTTGAATACAACGCGGCCAGTTGGCAGTATCAGTAATAGGTGCGTCCCAACGCTTAGGTAAACCCGTGGTTTCTGTATCGAATATTAAGTACATAGCTGTTTTTGAAGTATTTGTAATTTATAAAAATCACAAAAATTGAATTTCAAATTTAGTTTATTTTTAAAGAAAGAACTAACTCAATTTATCAACAAAAAAGTCGATTTACATTTTCATTAAATACGTAAAAATTAAATTACAAACATTAATCATAGTATCTAAAACAACTCAATAAAAAATTAATAAACAGAGAAACAATTGTTTATGATTTGTTTTTTAATTAATTTTAAGAGTTTATTAATCCTAACCAAACTACCCCCATGAAAAACTTTACTTCTGTTATACGATTGTCCTTAAGCCTTTTTTCTTCTTTATTATTAATCACAAGTTGTCAAAACAACACTGAGATAGAAGTTCAGGAATTGAGTCCGCTTTCAAACTACACCATGAAACCGATTCCGGGTCAATATGTTGTAGTTTTAAAAGAAAATGTATCCGGTAAATACAATACTCAAAAATACAGTGACAGGATTTTATCATTGAAAAAAGACTATCTGGCACGTTTTTCAACTATAAAACTAACTTCGGACAAAATAAAACAAACCTTTGGCTACACGATTAGCGGATTTGCAGCCCAATTAGACAAAGAGCAACTACTAAGCCTAAGACAAGATGATCGCGTTAAATCTATAGAACAAGATTATACGATAACTCTAAATCCTGAATTATCTATCTTAAAAGGAAAACCAGGAAGTGGCGGAGGTACAACTTATCCGGCAGAAGTAATTCCTTGGGGAATAACTCGTGTTGGCGGCGGACTTAGCGGAGCAGGAAAAACAGCCTGGATAATTGACACCGGAATAGATTTAACCCACCCGGATTTGAATGTAAACAAAACAGGACTTAATAAAAGCTTTCTGGGAGGAATTGATGCAAATAACCCAAATGATGGCAATGGACACGGCACACATGTAGCCGGAACTGTAGCCGCAATAGACAACGACATTCAAGTAGTAGGAGTTGCAGCAGGAGCTACGGTTGTAGCCGTACGTGTTTTAGACAGTCGTGGCAGCGGATCTTACTCAGGTGTTATTGCCGGAGTAGACTATGTTGGAGCAAATGGTAAAGACGGTGATGCCGCTAATATGAGTTTAGGAGGCCCTAAAGATTCAGCACTAAACGATGCAGTAACTAAAGCATCTGTAAAAGTTAAATTTGCCATAGCAGCAGGAAATGACAGCGCTAATGCTGATAATTATTCGCCTGCCAGTGTTAATGGCACAAACATTTACACTGTTTCAGCCATGGATAAAAACGATACTTTTGCTTATTTTTCTAACTATGGCCCTTCAGTAGATTTTTGCGCTCCCGGAGTATCCATTCTTTCTTTATGGAAAGGAGGCGGCATGAACACCATAAGCGGAACTTCTATGGCAACTCCACATGTATGCGGATTATTGTTATTAGGCCCTGTACACTCATCAGGAAATGTTTCAGGTGACCCTGATGGAACCCCTGATCCAATTGCTCATTATTAAATAAATAAAAGAAACTGGAAAAACAGAAAGTTTAAAAATGCTTCACTCCATCAACTGATTGAATTTTTCAATTAGAGCATTGCCTCTCGTGGTTTTCCCTGTCTTTTTTAAAGCATCTCCAAAACGGTAATAATAAATAGGCTCCAACTGCTCATTAGACAACACAAAGAGTTCTTCGTACCATTTAGCAGCTTTTTCCATTTGGCCTTTGAAATAATAATAATTGGCTACTTCTCTTGACATATAGGCAGATTTATAACCTTTTTCAAGCACTCTTTCATAAACATAAACCACATTAACCAAAATATAATCCAATTTTTCCTTTTGAGGCTCTTTCTTTTCAGGCAAAACTTTTAGATTAACAGGAGAAACAGAAACAGGCGAAGCTTTAGTTTCAACTAAAGCTTCGTTTTTTAAATCAGAAACAGGCTCTATTTTAATTATTTTACCAATAACCAGAGCTAGTACCCTTTGATCCAAAGGAGAATTTTCAGGTATTTCAATTTTCCCACTTTCAATTGAAATCGCTACAAGCTGGGTAGGTTCCCGATTTTTTTCCGTATTAATATTTGCGTTTTTAGTTTCTATATAATAACTCTTTTTCAAATAACTTTTATCCTTATAAAAAGGTGTAATTATTCTAACATTTTCAGGACCTAAATCAACTTTACTAATCAAACTCAAATCCGACACAGTATACCAGACATTAGTACCGCCAAACGCCATATTAATAATCTCTTCAACCTTATAATACAAAACACCTTTAGTTTCAATGGTACTATAAATTTTACGCATTTGTCCATAACCATAATAGCAATGATTAACACAAAAAATCACAAATAACACTATCACAATATTCTTCTTCATAACTCTCTTGTGAATGAAACATGCAGCATATTAATTTCTCTTGGAACAAATTGCTCATACAGCAAATATGAACTACATAAACTTATCTAAATCAAAAAAACACCTTTCTCGATTTATCAAAATTAATACTATAAATTTACGCAATTATAAACAGAATAAATAGGTCTCGCATTACTTATTAACCTAAAAATTTGGACAATAGTTCATCTCTAAACTATTCAAAAACACCCATAAAATCCAACTTTCTTATTTTTTTGGTTGTCGTAATATTACATAAAAATAATTCCCACCTAAAAAATGATCCGTTATAATTTATTTTGAAATTAAAAAAGATTTCCGAAAAACTTAAATCGAAAGCAAAACCTTATTGATTTTATTGTTTTCAAGCAAACATTCCAATAATTCCCAAACAAAACAAGCCAATTAACTAAAAACAATTAAAAATTCACAAAACACAAAGTAGTTTACATACTGTTACAAACACAACTTTATCAATCCTAAACAGAAATAAAAAAACTAACTCTCTAAAACACAAGCAGGCAAAATAAAAGCACAGCACAGTATTAATATAGTTTGGGTATCGTATATAATTGATAATATTAATTGACTACATGGTTTGATTTTTATACTTTTGCGTTCTTGTTACTAGCTTATTCAAAAAAGTTAGTATCACAAAACACAGAAATACACTAAAAAAATTAAAAAATGAGCAAGACATTATTTGACAAAGTATGGGATTCGCATGTTGTGCGTAAAATTGAAGACGGACCAGATGTGTTTTTTATTGATCGTCACTTCATTCACGAAGTTACAAGTCCAGTAGCTTTCTTGGGGCTTAAAACAAGAGGCGTATCAGTATTATATCCAGAACGTACTTTCGCAACTGCCGATCACAATACACCGACCATTAATCAACACTTGCCTGTTGAAGATGCTTTATCTGCAAATCAATTAAAAGCATTAGAAACTAATGCAGCAGAATACGGTATTTCACACTGGGGATTAGGTCATCAAAAAAATGGAATTGTACACGTAGTAGGTCCAGAAAACGGAATTACCTTACCAGGTGCTACAATCGTATGTGGAGATTCACATACTTCTACTCATGGTGCTTTTGGTGCTATCGCTTTTGGTATTGGTACATCTGAAGTAGAGATGGTGCTTTCTACTCAATGTATTATGCAACCAAAACCTAAAAAAATGCGTATCAACGTTAACGGAAAACTAAACAAAGGTGTTACTCCTAAAGACGTTGCATTATACATTATTTCTAAATTAACTACTTCTGGAGGAACAGGATATTTCGTAGAATATGCAGGAAATGTTTTTGAAGAAATGACTATGGAAGGTCGTATGACTGTTTGTAACCTTTCTATCGAAATGGGTGCTCGTGGTGGTATGATTGCTCCTGACCAAACAACTTTCGATTTCTTAGAAGGACGATTATATGCTCCAAAAGGAGAAGCTTGGACTAAGGCTGTAGAATATTGGAAAACTTTAAAAACAGATGCTGACGCAACATTTGATGCTGAATTAAACTTCAATGCGGAAGATATCGAGCCAATGATCACTTACGGAACAAACCCTGGAATGGGAATTGGTATCAGCCAACACATTCCTGCTGCAAGCGAAGTAGAAGGCGGTGAAGAAACGTATAAAAAATCATTAGCTTACATGGGCTTCAATGAAGATGACGTAATGATTGGAAAACCTATTGATTATGTTTTCTTAGGAAGTTGTACTAATGGTCGTATCGAAGACTTTAGAGCTTTTGCTGAAATTGTAAAAGGCCGTAAAAAAGCTGATAATGTTACAGCTTGGTTAGTTCCTGGTTCTCACGTTGTGGAAGCACAAATCAAAGAAGAAGGAATTTTAGACATCCTTACTGAAGCTGGTTTCGTATTACGTCAACCAGGATGTTCGGCTTGTTTAGCAATGAATGATGATAAAGTACCAGCTGGAAAATATGCAGTAAGTACCTCTAACAGAAACTTCGAAGGTCGTCAAGGTCCAGGTTCTAGAACATTATTAGCTTCTCCAATTATGGCAGCAGCAGCAGCAGTTACAGGAAAATTGACAGATCCAAGAGATTTATTGTAATTGAATAACAATTCAATAAAAGTTTCAAAAAAGAATTAAAAAAATAAAAAGATTTTAAATATTTATGATTTTAGCTCCCTTAATGGATAATATAAAATCTGAATTCTGAAATCTAAAAATCTAATAAAATGGCATACGATAAATTTAATATACTTACTAGTAGTGCAGTGCCACTACCTATTGAGAACGTAGATACTGATCAAATCATTCCTGCTCGTTTCTTGAAAGCTACAAAACGCGAAGGTTTTGGAGACAACCTTTTTAGAGACTGGAGATACAACGGAGACGGAACTCCAAAAGCAGATTTCGTATTAAACAACCCAACATACAGTGGAAAAATCCTTGTGGGTGGAAAAAACTTCGGTTCTGGTTCTTCTCGTGAGCACGCTGCTTGGGCTGTTTACGATTATGGATTCCGCGCTGTAGTTTCTTCTTTCTTTGCAGATATTTTCAAAGGAAACTGTTTAAACATTGGTGTTTTACCAGTACAGGTTTCTCCTGAATTTTCAGATAAAATCTTTGCTGCAATTGAAGCGGATCCGAATACGGAATTAGAAATCAACTTACCAGAGCAAACAATCACTTTAAAAGCGACAGGAGAAAAAGAATCTTTTGATATCAATGGATATAAGAAGAACAACATGTTAAATGGTTTTGATGATATCGACTATTTACAAAGTGTGAAAGAAGAAATCGTAAGTTTTGCTAGCAAGCTACCTTACTAAATAATACAATCATACTAAAACGCAGCTGCTAAAGCATTCCTCTGGAATTGTATTTAGCAGCTGCTTTTACCGTTTTATAAAACACATAACAAAATGATTTCTGTTTGATGAAATCAGAACTTTTTTAAGCATCAAAATTATAATGGGAAAGAGAAAAATTGAAATAATGGATACGACACTTCGTGATGGTGAACAAACCTCAGGAGTATCATTTTCTGCTGCAGAAAAACTAACCATTGCCCAATTATTATTAGAAGAGTTACATGTAGACCGTATCGAAATTGCTTCTGCTCGTGTTAGTGAAGGCGAATTTGAAGGTGTTAAGGGGATTATGACTTGGGCCGAAGCAAGAGGATATACCGATAAAATTGAAGTATTGACTTTTGTAGATAAAGGTCTTTCTATTGAATGGATGAAAAAAACGGGGGCAAAAGTTCAAAATCTGTTAACCAAAGGTTCCTTAAATCATCTTACTCATCAATTAAAAAAGACACCTGAACAGCATTTTACTGAAATAGCCGAAAGTATTGCTTTGGCCAATGAAAATGGGATTACAACCAATGTGTATTTAGAAGATTGGAGTAATGGTATGCGTAATTCAGCAGAATATGTTTACCAATATTTAGATTTCATCAGCACCCAACCCGTAAAAAGAATATTGCTTCCAGATACTTTGGGCGTACTTATCCCTTCGGAAACTTTCGAATATATTTCAGAAATCACTCAAAGATATCCCGGAATTCATTTTGATTTCCACGCACACAACGACTACGATTTAAGCGTTGCTAACGTAATGGAAGCCTTAAAAGCAGGTATTCACGGATTGCACGTGACCATAAACGGAATGGGAGAACGCGCCGGAAATGCGCCACTGGCCAGTACGATTGCAGTAATCAATGATTTCATGCCCGAAATCGAAATTGGTGTAAAAGAAACTTCTTTATACTCAGTTAGTAAATTAGTCGAAACCTTTACCGGTTACCGAATCCCAGCCAACAAGCCAATTGTAGGCGACAATGTTTTTACTCAAACAGCCGGTATTCACGCTGATGGGGACAATAAAAACAATTTATATTTCAACGATTTACTTCCGGAACGTTTTGGAAGAAAAAGAAAATACGCTTTAGGAAAAACTTCCGGAAAAGCTAATATTGAAAAAAACCTTCAGGAATTAGGTTTGCAATTAAATCAGGAAGATTTAAAATTGGTCACCCAAAGAATTATTGAATTGGGAGACAAAAAAGAAACAGTTACCAAAGAAGATCTGCCTTATATCATCTCTGACGTATTAGATAGTCATACCTATCAGGAAAAAGTTACCATAGAATCCTATTTGTTATCTCACGCCAAAGGAATGAGACCGTCAACCACTATTTGCTTAAAAATAGACGGACAAATCATTGAGGAACACGCACAAGGAGACGGTCAGTTTGATGCTTTTATGAATGCTTTGACAAAAATTTATAAAACCAAAAAAATGACTTTACCCAAACTTACTGATTACGCGGTAAGAATCCCTCCCGGAAGTAGTTCGGATGCTTTATGCGAAACCATTATCACCTGGGTAAACGACGGAAAAGAATTCAAAACAAGAGGATTGGATTCTGACCAAACCGTAGCTGCAATCATTGCAACTCAAAAAATGCTCAACGTAATAGCAGTTTAAATTAGAACAAAAACAATAAATTAATATAAATATAAAATAATGAAGTTAAATATCGCACTTTTAGCAGGGGACGGAATCGGACCAGAAGTAATTGATCAGGCAGTAAAAGTATCAGATGCAATTGCACAAAAATTTGGACATGAAATTACTTGGAAACCAGCTTTAACCGGTGCTGCTGCGATTGATGCAGTAGGAGAACCATATCCAGATGCCACTCACGAAGTTTGTAAAAATGCTGATGCAGTTTTATTTGGAGCAATTGGTCACCCTAAATATGATAACGATCCTTCTGCACCTGTAAGACCAGAACAAGGTTTATTAAAAATGCGTAAAGCATTGGGTTTATTTGCTAACGTAAGACCTACATTTACTTTCCCATCTTTATTAGATAAATCTCCATTAAAAAGAGAAAGAATTGAAGGAACTGACCTAGTTTTCTTAAGAGAATTAACTGGTGGTATTTACTTTGGTGAAAAAGGAAGAAGAGACGGTGGAGATACTGCTTATGATAACTGTGTTTACACAAGAGCTGAAGTACAACGTTTGGCTAAAAAAGGATTCGAATTAGCGATGACTCGTAGAAAAAAACTATGTTGTGTTGACAAAGCTAACGTACTTGAAACTTCACGTTTATGGAGAGAAACTGTTCAAGCTATGGAAAAAGACTATCCAGAAGTTGAGGTAAGTTATGAATTTGTGGATGCAGTTGCGATGCGTTTGGTTCAATGGCCTAATTCATACGACGTATTAATTACTGAAAACTTATT from Flavobacterium nitratireducens includes:
- the leuC gene encoding 3-isopropylmalate dehydratase large subunit gives rise to the protein MSKTLFDKVWDSHVVRKIEDGPDVFFIDRHFIHEVTSPVAFLGLKTRGVSVLYPERTFATADHNTPTINQHLPVEDALSANQLKALETNAAEYGISHWGLGHQKNGIVHVVGPENGITLPGATIVCGDSHTSTHGAFGAIAFGIGTSEVEMVLSTQCIMQPKPKKMRINVNGKLNKGVTPKDVALYIISKLTTSGGTGYFVEYAGNVFEEMTMEGRMTVCNLSIEMGARGGMIAPDQTTFDFLEGRLYAPKGEAWTKAVEYWKTLKTDADATFDAELNFNAEDIEPMITYGTNPGMGIGISQHIPAASEVEGGEETYKKSLAYMGFNEDDVMIGKPIDYVFLGSCTNGRIEDFRAFAEIVKGRKKADNVTAWLVPGSHVVEAQIKEEGILDILTEAGFVLRQPGCSACLAMNDDKVPAGKYAVSTSNRNFEGRQGPGSRTLLASPIMAAAAAVTGKLTDPRDLL
- the leuD gene encoding 3-isopropylmalate dehydratase small subunit, with the translated sequence MAYDKFNILTSSAVPLPIENVDTDQIIPARFLKATKREGFGDNLFRDWRYNGDGTPKADFVLNNPTYSGKILVGGKNFGSGSSREHAAWAVYDYGFRAVVSSFFADIFKGNCLNIGVLPVQVSPEFSDKIFAAIEADPNTELEINLPEQTITLKATGEKESFDINGYKKNNMLNGFDDIDYLQSVKEEIVSFASKLPY
- a CDS encoding tetratricopeptide repeat protein translates to MKKNIVIVLFVIFCVNHCYYGYGQMRKIYSTIETKGVLYYKVEEIINMAFGGTNVWYTVSDLSLISKVDLGPENVRIITPFYKDKSYLKKSYYIETKNANINTEKNREPTQLVAISIESGKIEIPENSPLDQRVLALVIGKIIKIEPVSDLKNEALVETKASPVSVSPVNLKVLPEKKEPQKEKLDYILVNVVYVYERVLEKGYKSAYMSREVANYYYFKGQMEKAAKWYEELFVLSNEQLEPIYYYRFGDALKKTGKTTRGNALIEKFNQLME
- the dnaE gene encoding DNA polymerase III subunit alpha, which translates into the protein MYLIFDTETTGLPKRWDAPITDTANWPRCIQIAWQLHDDMGQLVEHQDYLVKPEGFNIPYDAERIHGISTELAEAEGITLAEVLEKFNIALSKAKFIVGQNLGFDVNIMGCEFHRMGVDSPMASMPVLDTCTEVTANLLKLPGGRGGRFKLPTLTELHEYLFNVPFAEAHNATADVEATTRCFLELIKREVFTKEELDVPASYFKDFQAKNPQEIQLIGLKHINLKAASDKIRQQLQKSEGAAPQTTISEEDRKDFSEAKYAHLHNHTQFSVLQSTIGIGPLVAATAKNKFPAVAMTDTGNMMGAFHFVSAVMNHNKGASAKNKALIESGEEPTETEIKPIVGCEFNICENHKDKSKKDNGYQVVLMAKNKRGYHNLAKMASIAYVDGFYYVPRIDKTVVEKYKEDIMVLSGNLYGEIPSKILNIGENQAEEALLWWKAQFGDDFYLEIMRHNQEDENRVNKTLIEFSKKHNVKLIATNNTYYLNKEDANAHDILLCVKDGEKQATPIGRGRGYRYGLPNQEYYYKSDEEMKKLFADLPEAIINIQEIIDKVEIYSLYRDVLLPKFEIPDEFKVPEDLVDGGVRGENAYLRHLTYTGAERRYEEITDEVRERLDFELMTISNSGYPGYFLIVQDFIAEARKMGVSVGPGRGSAAGSAVAYCLGITNIDPIKYDLLFERFLNPDRVSMPDIDIDFDDEGRGRVMDYVINKYGANQVAQIITYGKMATKSAIRDTARVLDLPLFEADRIAKLIPAMMPGKWNLARFISESEDDVKKALKSSEEFDRVKELIAIANEGDLAGETIQQAKILEGSMRNTGIHACGVIITPDDITNFVPVITAKDSDLYVTQFDNSVAESAGLLKMDFLGLKTLTLIKETVKLVKYRTGIELNPDNFPIDDAKTYELFQRGETVGVFQYESPGMQKYMKDLKPTVFADLIAMNALYRPGPLEYIPSFVRRKNGEEEITYDLDACEEYLSETYGITVYQEQVMLLSQKLAGFSKGDADVLRKAMGKKQKDVLDKMKGKFIDQAVAKGHDEKKLDKIWTDWEAFASYAFNKSHSTCYAWVAYQTAYLKAHYPAEYMAAVLSNNMNDIKQVSFFMEECKRMGLQVLGPSVNESYYKFTVNDNYAVRFGMGAIKGVGAGAVETIVENRKNGLYKSIFDLAKRIDLRAANKKAFENLALAGGFDCFADTHRAQYFHDDGDGITFYEKAMRYGSKFQENENSSQVSLFGETSEVQIAEPVVPPCEDWSTMEKLAKEKEVVGIYISGHPLDDFRFEMKYFCNAKLDALKNMEAYVGKTLTLGGIINNVQHRVAKNGKGWATFALEGYDESYEFRIFGEEYLKFRHFFIQNNFMFIKLTIKEGWMNQETGKKGEPRLQFVEMKQLQDVLESFAKKLIVLLNIKDLHPDFIHKLSNLFNVNKGDNQVTFEIMELEKIKKLIEVAPVVDENEEVVFDDDIDDAEAADITQTKAVQVTEVEEVKVVTKLSMVSRRLKVKISTELLQELEKMQVNFKLN
- the trxA gene encoding thioredoxin, whose translation is MALAITDATFEEVVLKSDKPVMVDFWAAWCGPCRMVGPIIDELSNEYEGKVVVGKVDVDANQEFAAKYGVRNIPTVLVFHNGEVVGKQVGVAPKQTYADSLDALL
- a CDS encoding S8 family serine peptidase; the encoded protein is MKNFTSVIRLSLSLFSSLLLITSCQNNTEIEVQELSPLSNYTMKPIPGQYVVVLKENVSGKYNTQKYSDRILSLKKDYLARFSTIKLTSDKIKQTFGYTISGFAAQLDKEQLLSLRQDDRVKSIEQDYTITLNPELSILKGKPGSGGGTTYPAEVIPWGITRVGGGLSGAGKTAWIIDTGIDLTHPDLNVNKTGLNKSFLGGIDANNPNDGNGHGTHVAGTVAAIDNDIQVVGVAAGATVVAVRVLDSRGSGSYSGVIAGVDYVGANGKDGDAANMSLGGPKDSALNDAVTKASVKVKFAIAAGNDSANADNYSPASVNGTNIYTVSAMDKNDTFAYFSNYGPSVDFCAPGVSILSLWKGGGMNTISGTSMATPHVCGLLLLGPVHSSGNVSGDPDGTPDPIAHY